The DNA region CTCTACGGCGCGGACCTTGCGCCCTTTGGCAGTATAGGTGACGGATAGGTTTTCAACTTCAATCAGCATTTTACGTTGCCCATTCTGCATCGCGATCAAGCCCGGCAAGCGGGGCGCGATTGCCGCCGATCCGTGGCAGGCAGTTCAGCAAACCTTGTGTATAGGGGTGTTTGGCGTGCATCAGATCTTTCGCTGCCAACTCCTCTACCACGCGGCCTTTGTACATCACCAAAACGCGGTCACAAAAACGCCCGACCAGACGCAAATCATGCGAGATAAAGATCAGCCCCATGCCGCGCGTTTTCACCAGATTATCAAGAATGGACAGGATTTCCGCCTGAACCGTAACGTCCAGTGCCGAGGTCGGCTCATCCGCGATCAGTAAATCAGGGTCAGGGATCAGCATCATCGCGATCATTACACGCTGGCCCATGCCGCCCGACAGCTCATGCGGATAGGCGTCCATCACGCGTTCAGGGTCGCGGATTTGCACAGCCTCCAGCGCGGCGATGGCCTTGATGCGGGCCTCTGCCTTTGACATCCGGTCGCGCTGGCGCAGGCCTTCGGTCAATTGTGCGCCGATCCGCATGACCGGATTTAGCGAGTATTTCGGGTCTTGCATCACCATCGCGATACGTTGCCCGCGCAGCGCGCGCATTTCCTTTTGACTGGCTCCGATCAAGTCGATGCCGTCAAACACCATCTCATCCGCGCTGATATGGCCCGGCGGGCGGATCAACCGCAGCACCGAACGTCCCGTCATGGTTTTCCCGGACCCGCTTTCACCGACAATCCCCAACCGTTCGCGCCCAAGCGAGAATGACACGCCGCGAACCGCCTCCACCACGCCGGTTTCGGTGTCGAAATTAACACGCAGATTCTTAACTGAAAGAAGGGTCATTTGCCACTATTCCTTGGGTCCAGTACATCGCGCAACCCGTCGCCCAAAAGGTTAAAGCCAAGCGAGACGATGAAAATGGCAAGGCCCGGCACCGTCGCGACCCACCACTGTTCAAACAACAGTTTGCGCCCCGACGAAATCATCAGCCCCCATTCCGGCAAGGGCGGCTGCACGCCAAGGCCCAAAAAGCCCAGACCGGCAGCGATCAAAATCACCCCTGCCATATCAAGCGTGACGCGGATAATGACAGACGGCAGGCACATCGGCATCACATGGCCCCAGATGATCCGCCCCGACCCCGCCCCTTGCAAACCAACTGCCGCGATATAGTCCGAGGTGCGAACCGTCAGCGTTTCCGCCCGCGCCACACGCGCATAGGGTGGCCATGCGGTCAGGGCGATGGCCAGCACCGCGTTTTCAATCCCCGGCCCCATCACCGCGATCAGTGCAAGCGCAAGGATAAGACGCGGGAAGGCAAGGAAGATATCGGTAATGCGCATCAGGATCTGATCCGTCCAGCCGCCGAAATACCCCGCCACGGTGCCAACCAACAACCCCAGAACCGGGGCAGTAACGGCGACCAGCGACACAATATAAAGCGTAATCCGGCTGCCAAACAAAATCCGGCTAAGCATGTCACGACCAAAATCATCGGTGCCAAATAAATGGCCCGGCGACAACGGTGGCAGCAGGCGACGGCCCAAATCCTGCTCCAATGGGTCATAGGGTGCCAGCCATGGCGCAAAAGCGGCGACGAAAAGCAGCGCCAGAATGATTGCAAGCCCGGTCATCGCCAGTGGATTGCGCCGCATCCGCAGCCACGCCAAATACCATTGCCCCAGCCGTGCCTGCATCCGCGAGGACGGGTTCTGGTCGCGCAAATATGTAAAGACAGCCATCACCGCGCCCTCGGATCAACAAGTCGGTACAAGATATCCGACAGCATGTTCAGCGTTACAAACACCGCCCCCACAACCACAGTCCCGCCCAAAACCGCAGGCATATCAGCGGAAAACAAAGAGTCGGTGATATAACGCCCCAACCCGGGCCACGCAAAAATAGTCTCGGTCAAAACCGAACCTTCCAGCAGGTAGGCATAGGACAAGGCGATCACGGTAATCAGCGGCACCATCACGTTTTTCAGGGCATGCACCCAGATCACACGGTATTCCGGCATGCCCTTGACGCGCGCCGTCGTAATATATTCTTGCCCCAGTTCGTTCATCATAAAGCTGCGCGTCATCCGGCTGATATAGGCCATAGAGGTGTAGCCCAACAGCGAGGCAGGCAAAATGATATGGCTGATGGCGTTGGCGAACATATCCCAACGCCCGTTCAGCGCGGTATCCAGCAAGATCATGCCGGTATATTGGGTCAGATCAAATTCCAGCATCATCTCAAAACCGCTGTCCAGCCGCCCCGGCCCGCCCACCCAGCCAAGAATGCCGTAAAACAGCAGCAAACCGATCAGCCCCAGCCAGAACACCGGCATAGAATACCCCATCAAACCCACAACCCGCACGATCTGGTCAATCCAGGTTCCGGGTTTGGTGGCGGCCAAAACGCCCGCAGGCACCCCGACAATGACGCCGATAATTGTGGCAAGCGTTGCCAGTTCCAAGGTGGCGGGGAAATAGCGGGCAATTTCCTGCGCGACGGGCCTGCCGGATTTGATCGAATTGCCCAGATCACCGTGCAGCGCGTCCCAGACATAGATGGCGAATTGTTTCCACAACGGCTCATCCAACCCCAAAGCCAGCCGCACTTCATCATATTGCGCGGTTGTCGCGCGTTCACCGAGCACGGCCAAAACCGGGTCAATCGGCACCACACGGGAGATGACAAAGGTCACCAGAAGCAGCCCCAACAGAGTGATGGCCAGCGTCAGAATAATGCCTGCAATCTGCTGTAAAAACGCAGGCAAGCGCGAAATACGGGAGGGGTGCGAAGTATCTGTCATATAAATAGCGGCGGGCGGCCAAAAAACCGCCCGCCTGCTGTGCTTACTTCGTGGCCAGCCAGAACGTCGCCTGATCGGTCGCCCCGCCAGTATAGAAGCTCTCTACATTCTTGCGCATGGCCGATTGTTCGGCCTGCTGGAACATCACAATAAAGGGCGATGTTTCGCGATGCTTTTGCTGAATTTCTTCGTAAAGGACCTTACGCTTGGCCGTGTCACGCTCTGTAACGGCTTGCTCCGCCATAGTCATCAGCTCACCGGGATCATAGGCGGTGCGCCATGCCAGATATCCGGTCAGTTTCGCCTCGTCCGAGTTGTCGGGGTTCATCGCAAAAGTGGAGGCGTTGGTATGCGGGTCAGGATAATCCGGACCCCATGTTTGCACAGTGATTTCGTGCTGACGGGCGCGGTAAATGCCCAACACCTCGGCCCCGTCACCGACTTTCAGCTCCACCTCAATGCCAGCTTGGCCAAAAGTGTTCTGGATCGACTGGGCGATGTCCATACGCTCTTGCACGTTGCGCACAGTGATCGAGGTTTTAATCGGCCCGACACCGCTTTCTGCCAACAGCGCCTTGGCCTTTTCAATATCAAGACTGTAGGGTGTATCGTCCAGCGCGCCAAGATAGCCTGAGGGCAAGAAGGCCTGATGCACAACCTGCTGACCTTTCAGAAAACTGCCCGCCATACCCTGATAATCCACAGCATAGCGCATCGCTTCCAGAACCTTGGGGTTATTGAAAACCTCATTTTTCTGGTTCATCGCAAGGTAGTAAACCTGCCCGCCAACATCATCCTGCACCTTCAGATCGGCGTTGCCTTCGATGCCCGAAATATCGGTCGGCGTCATTTCACGGCTGATGTCGATATCGCTCTTTTCCAGCAGCAGACGGTTGGTCGCCGCCTCTGGAATATGGCGGATGAAGACGCGCTTCAACTTGGCATCCCCGCGCCAATAGCCCTCACGCGCCTCCAGAACAACGCTTTCATTCGGCTTGAACGACCGCAGCGTATAAGCACCTGTACCAGCCGAGTTGGTATTGAGCCACTTGCCACCCATGTCACCACCGTCGTCATGGGACATGACGGTTTCTTTGTCCACAATGGCACCGGTGGCCGCCGTCAGGCAGTTGTAAAAGAATGTTGGCGCATAGGGTTTGTCAGTGACAATGGTAAGGGTGTCACCATCCGCTGTGATTTTTCCCTCAACGTTTTCGGGGGTAAAGCCGAACTGGTTGATAATGAACGCCGGGTTCTTGTTCAGCTTGACGACGCGTTGCAGTGACCATGCCGCATCCTCAGCCCGCACTGGATTGCCAGACGAAAAGGTGATGCCCGGCTTCATCTTGAATACATAGGTCAGGCCGTCTTCGGACACATCCCAGCTTTCAGCAAGGCCGGGCAGCAATTCGCCGGGCTGTTGCGGGTCAAGCTCGATCAGGCTGTCATAGGTGTTGTTGACGATATCAGTGCCCGAAAACTCGAACGCCTCATGCGGGTCGAGCGAGACGATATCGTCAATCGCATCGGCAATCACGAGCGTATCGGCCGGAGTGTTGGCAAAGAGTGCTGCGGGAGCAACCCCAAGCAAAAGCGAAGAAAGCGCAAAGGCGCCTAATTTACGAAAAGATGGATCAAAAGACATGATGGACTCCCTATTGTTTTTACTTTCTCTGTTCTGCACCCATGACTGCAGAACAGATTTTTACCAAATGGGCAGCTTTCGTGCCTATTTGTCAAGCGGCCTGTTGAAGTGTTCCGTGGAGTAGGCGCGGGTGCGCGCCTCAAGCCTGAGGCGTGACTTCCCCTTTCCCCACGGGCTTCAGGCCACGCGAACGTTCTTGGCGATGCCTGACGCATTGAAGTGGTTTGTCGGCGCGATGCTGATTTGGGTTTCGCGGTCTGGATGTCTTGCCGCGATGCACTGCCTGAAGCCCTTCGGCGAACGCATCGCGGACTCTCGACCCGGCTTTGGGCGTCATAGCCGCCACCAGCAGTCCCCAAGCCGATCGCTTGCCCTTTGGGATCCGGACAGCCCGCGT from Pseudorhodobacter turbinis includes:
- a CDS encoding ABC transporter ATP-binding protein, whose translation is MTLLSVKNLRVNFDTETGVVEAVRGVSFSLGRERLGIVGESGSGKTMTGRSVLRLIRPPGHISADEMVFDGIDLIGASQKEMRALRGQRIAMVMQDPKYSLNPVMRIGAQLTEGLRQRDRMSKAEARIKAIAALEAVQIRDPERVMDAYPHELSGGMGQRVMIAMMLIPDPDLLIADEPTSALDVTVQAEILSILDNLVKTRGMGLIFISHDLRLVGRFCDRVLVMYKGRVVEELAAKDLMHAKHPYTQGLLNCLPRIGGNRAPLAGLDRDAEWAT
- a CDS encoding ABC transporter permease, whose protein sequence is MAVFTYLRDQNPSSRMQARLGQWYLAWLRMRRNPLAMTGLAIILALLFVAAFAPWLAPYDPLEQDLGRRLLPPLSPGHLFGTDDFGRDMLSRILFGSRITLYIVSLVAVTAPVLGLLVGTVAGYFGGWTDQILMRITDIFLAFPRLILALALIAVMGPGIENAVLAIALTAWPPYARVARAETLTVRTSDYIAAVGLQGAGSGRIIWGHVMPMCLPSVIIRVTLDMAGVILIAAGLGFLGLGVQPPLPEWGLMISSGRKLLFEQWWVATVPGLAIFIVSLGFNLLGDGLRDVLDPRNSGK
- a CDS encoding ABC transporter permease; translated protein: MTDTSHPSRISRLPAFLQQIAGIILTLAITLLGLLLVTFVISRVVPIDPVLAVLGERATTAQYDEVRLALGLDEPLWKQFAIYVWDALHGDLGNSIKSGRPVAQEIARYFPATLELATLATIIGVIVGVPAGVLAATKPGTWIDQIVRVVGLMGYSMPVFWLGLIGLLLFYGILGWVGGPGRLDSGFEMMLEFDLTQYTGMILLDTALNGRWDMFANAISHIILPASLLGYTSMAYISRMTRSFMMNELGQEYITTARVKGMPEYRVIWVHALKNVMVPLITVIALSYAYLLEGSVLTETIFAWPGLGRYITDSLFSADMPAVLGGTVVVGAVFVTLNMLSDILYRLVDPRAR
- a CDS encoding ABC transporter substrate-binding protein, which translates into the protein MSFDPSFRKLGAFALSSLLLGVAPAALFANTPADTLVIADAIDDIVSLDPHEAFEFSGTDIVNNTYDSLIELDPQQPGELLPGLAESWDVSEDGLTYVFKMKPGITFSSGNPVRAEDAAWSLQRVVKLNKNPAFIINQFGFTPENVEGKITADGDTLTIVTDKPYAPTFFYNCLTAATGAIVDKETVMSHDDGGDMGGKWLNTNSAGTGAYTLRSFKPNESVVLEAREGYWRGDAKLKRVFIRHIPEAATNRLLLEKSDIDISREMTPTDISGIEGNADLKVQDDVGGQVYYLAMNQKNEVFNNPKVLEAMRYAVDYQGMAGSFLKGQQVVHQAFLPSGYLGALDDTPYSLDIEKAKALLAESGVGPIKTSITVRNVQERMDIAQSIQNTFGQAGIEVELKVGDGAEVLGIYRARQHEITVQTWGPDYPDPHTNASTFAMNPDNSDEAKLTGYLAWRTAYDPGELMTMAEQAVTERDTAKRKVLYEEIQQKHRETSPFIVMFQQAEQSAMRKNVESFYTGGATDQATFWLATK
- a CDS encoding transposase codes for the protein MLAWGRGGLDRERSWRKPWPPCGFRDATIQAPFKLPLRQTPGMVVGLLQMADLERGGARLHHLVRRQKTRAVRIPKGKRSAWGLLVAAMTPKAGSRVRDAFAEGLQAVHRGKTSRPRNPNQHRADKPLQCVRHRQERSRGLKPVGKGEVTPQA